One segment of Nostoc flagelliforme CCNUN1 DNA contains the following:
- the moaA gene encoding GTP 3',8-cyclase MoaA, whose protein sequence is MNQVDYLRISLIDRCNFRCQYCMPEGVELDYILKQQLLTDEELLTLIEEVFIPVGFKRFRLTGGEPLLRPRVVDLVSAIATLPQTQDLSMTTNGFLLAPMAQNLYNAGLRRINISLDSLDPDIFDQIIGNHGRSRWQQVWQGIQAAHHVGFDPLKLNVVVIPGVNDHEVLDLAALTIDKQWHVRFIEFMPIGNVHLFGDRGWVSSADLRQQIRDRWGLTESQVSGAGPADVFQIPGAKGTLGFISQMSECFCDRCNRMRLSADGWLRPCLLNETGQIDLKTALRSGTSTAQLQEQVKHLLGIKPEINFKGRDSGISGTYTRTMSQIGG, encoded by the coding sequence ATGAATCAGGTAGACTACCTCCGCATAAGCTTAATTGATCGCTGCAATTTTCGTTGTCAATACTGTATGCCAGAGGGAGTAGAACTGGATTATATTCTCAAGCAACAGCTGTTGACTGATGAAGAACTACTCACTTTAATTGAAGAGGTATTTATTCCAGTAGGCTTTAAGCGGTTTCGGTTGACTGGGGGTGAACCCTTATTGCGTCCGCGCGTGGTAGATTTAGTAAGCGCGATCGCAACTCTCCCCCAAACTCAAGACCTTTCAATGACCACTAACGGTTTTTTGCTGGCTCCGATGGCACAAAACCTCTATAATGCTGGTTTGCGACGAATTAATATTAGTCTAGACTCTCTTGATCCCGACATTTTTGATCAAATTATTGGTAATCACGGGCGTTCTCGTTGGCAACAAGTTTGGCAGGGCATTCAAGCTGCCCATCACGTTGGATTCGACCCCCTAAAGCTAAATGTGGTGGTAATTCCTGGTGTTAATGACCACGAAGTTCTCGATTTAGCTGCCTTGACAATTGATAAACAGTGGCACGTTCGATTTATTGAATTTATGCCCATTGGTAATGTGCATTTGTTTGGCGATCGCGGTTGGGTATCTTCAGCCGATTTACGGCAACAAATCCGCGATCGCTGGGGCTTGACAGAATCACAAGTTAGTGGTGCTGGCCCTGCTGATGTCTTTCAAATTCCCGGTGCGAAGGGGACACTGGGATTTATTAGTCAAATGTCGGAATGTTTTTGCGATCGTTGTAACCGGATGCGCCTGAGTGCCGATGGCTGGCTGCGTCCTTGTTTATTAAATGAAACTGGTCAAATAGATTTAAAAACGGCTTTGCGTTCTGGCACTAGCACCGCTCAATTACAGGAGCAGGTAAAGCATTTACTCGGAATTAAGCCAGAAATTAACTTTAAAGGGCGCGATTCTGGCATTTCAGGTACATATACCCGCACCATGTCGCAAATCGGTGGATAG
- a CDS encoding aldehyde oxygenase (deformylating) → MQQLTDQSKELDFKSETYKDAYSRINAIVIEGEQEAHENYITLSQLLPESHDELIRLSKMESRHKKGFEACGRNLQVTPDLQFAKEFFSGLHQNFQTAAAEGKVVTCLLIQSLIIECFAIAAYNIYIPVADDFARKITEGVVKEEYSHLNFGEVWLKEHFTEAKAELEQANRQNLPIVWRMLNQVEGDAHTMAMEKDALVEDFMIQYGEALSNIGFTTRDIMRLSAYGLIAA, encoded by the coding sequence ATGCAGCAGCTTACAGACCAATCTAAAGAATTAGATTTCAAGAGCGAAACATACAAAGATGCTTATAGCCGGATTAATGCGATCGTGATTGAAGGGGAACAAGAAGCCCATGAGAATTACATCACACTATCCCAACTGCTGCCAGAATCTCATGATGAATTGATTCGCCTATCCAAGATGGAAAGTCGGCATAAGAAAGGATTTGAAGCTTGTGGGCGCAATTTACAAGTAACCCCAGATTTGCAATTTGCTAAAGAATTTTTCTCTGGACTACACCAAAATTTCCAAACAGCAGCCGCAGAAGGAAAGGTTGTGACTTGCTTGTTGATTCAGTCTTTGATTATTGAATGTTTTGCGATCGCAGCATATAACATTTACATCCCCGTCGCCGACGATTTCGCCCGCAAAATCACTGAGGGAGTAGTAAAAGAAGAATATAGCCACCTCAACTTTGGAGAAGTTTGGTTGAAAGAACACTTTACAGAAGCCAAAGCTGAACTAGAGCAAGCAAATCGCCAGAACCTACCCATAGTGTGGAGAATGCTCAACCAAGTAGAGGGTGATGCCCACACAATGGCAATGGAAAAAGATGCTTTAGTAGAAGACTTTATGATTCAGTACGGTGAAGCATTAAGTAACATCGGTTTTACGACTCGCGATATTATGCGCTTGTCAGCCTACGGACTCATAGCCGCTTAA
- a CDS encoding long-chain acyl-[acyl-carrier-protein] reductase, whose protein sequence is MFGLIGHLTSLEHAQSVAQELGYPEYADQGLDFWCSAPPQIVDSIIVTSVTGQQIEGRYVESCFLPEMLASRRIKAATRKILNAMAHAQKHGINITALGGFSSIIFENFKLEQFSQVRNIKLEFERFTTGNTHTAYIICKQVEEASKQLGIDLSKATVAICGATGDIGSAVTRWLDAKTDVQELLLIARDQERLKELQGELGRGKIMGLTEALPLADVVVWVASMPRGVEIDPTTLKQPCLLIDGGYPKNLATKIQYPGVHVLNGGIVEHSLDIDWKIMKIVNMDVPARQLFACFAESMLLEFEKLYTNFSWGRNQITVDKMEQIGRVSVKHGFRPLLV, encoded by the coding sequence ATGTTTGGTCTAATTGGACATCTGACTAGTTTGGAACACGCTCAATCGGTAGCTCAAGAATTGGGATACCCAGAATATGCCGATCAAGGGCTAGACTTTTGGTGTAGCGCCCCACCGCAAATTGTTGATAGTATTATTGTCACCAGTGTAACTGGGCAACAAATTGAAGGAAGGTATGTAGAATCTTGCTTTTTGCCAGAGATGCTAGCTAGTCGCCGCATCAAAGCCGCAACGCGCAAAATCCTCAACGCTATGGCCCATGCACAGAAGCACGGCATTAATATCACAGCTTTAGGCGGATTTTCCTCAATTATTTTTGAAAACTTTAAGTTAGAGCAGTTTAGCCAAGTCCGCAACATTAAACTAGAGTTTGAACGGTTCACCACAGGAAACACTCATACTGCCTACATTATTTGTAAGCAGGTGGAAGAAGCCTCCAAACAACTGGGAATTGATTTATCAAAAGCAACTGTTGCTATATGTGGAGCAACTGGGGATATTGGTAGTGCAGTTACACGTTGGCTAGATGCAAAAACAGATGTTCAAGAACTTCTACTGATAGCCCGCGATCAAGAACGTCTCAAAGAGTTGCAAGGCGAACTAGGTCGGGGAAAAATCATGGGTTTGACAGAAGCACTACCCCTAGCTGATGTTGTAGTTTGGGTTGCTAGTATGCCCAGAGGCGTGGAAATTGACCCTACCACTTTAAAACAACCCTGCTTGTTGATTGATGGTGGTTATCCTAAAAACTTAGCAACAAAAATTCAGTATCCTGGTGTACATGTGTTAAATGGTGGAATTGTAGAGCATTCCCTGGATATTGACTGGAAAATTATGAAAATCGTCAATATGGACGTGCCAGCCCGCCAGTTGTTTGCTTGTTTTGCCGAATCAATGCTGCTGGAATTTGAGAAGTTATACACGAACTTTTCATGGGGACGGAATCAGATTACCGTAGATAAAATGGAGCAGATTGGTCGGGTATCAGTAAAACATGGATTTAGACCACTGCTGGTTTAA
- a CDS encoding acetyl-CoA carboxylase carboxyltransferase subunit alpha, with translation MATTERKPLLLDFEKPLAELATRIDQIRQLAEENGVDVSGQIRQLEARAMQLREEIFSSLSPSQRLQVARHPRRPSTLDYIQAISDEWMELHGDRCGGDDPALVGGVGRLSGQPVVMLGHQKGRDTKDNIARNFGMPYPGGYRKAMRLMEHANKFSMPILTFIDTPGAWSGVEAEHQGQGEAIAYNLREMFCLDVPIICTVIGEGGSGGALGIGVGDRLLMFEHSVYTVATPEACAAILWKDAAKAPQAAVALKIISHDLKKLGIIDQILPEPTGGAHSDPLKAATILKQVLLENLDELNRLTAPERRQLRYEKFRKIGVFTEVAH, from the coding sequence ATGGCAACTACCGAGCGTAAACCGCTACTGTTAGATTTTGAAAAGCCCCTAGCAGAACTAGCAACCCGAATCGATCAAATTCGGCAACTTGCAGAGGAAAATGGCGTCGATGTTTCTGGTCAAATTCGTCAACTAGAAGCACGCGCCATGCAACTGCGTGAGGAAATTTTCAGTAGTCTATCCCCGTCTCAGCGACTGCAAGTCGCTCGTCATCCGCGTCGCCCCAGTACTCTCGATTACATTCAGGCCATTAGTGATGAATGGATGGAATTGCATGGCGATCGCTGTGGTGGTGACGATCCGGCTTTAGTTGGTGGTGTCGGTCGTCTGAGTGGGCAACCTGTGGTGATGTTAGGTCATCAAAAAGGTCGTGATACCAAAGACAATATTGCCCGTAACTTTGGAATGCCTTACCCTGGCGGCTACCGCAAAGCGATGCGGTTAATGGAACATGCCAACAAGTTTAGTATGCCAATACTAACTTTTATCGACACACCAGGAGCTTGGTCTGGAGTAGAAGCAGAACACCAAGGTCAAGGCGAAGCGATCGCCTACAACTTGCGAGAAATGTTTTGCTTAGATGTGCCAATTATCTGCACAGTGATCGGTGAAGGCGGTTCCGGTGGTGCCCTTGGTATTGGCGTAGGCGATCGCCTACTCATGTTTGAACACTCAGTTTATACTGTCGCCACTCCCGAAGCCTGCGCTGCCATTCTGTGGAAAGATGCTGCTAAGGCTCCCCAAGCAGCTGTTGCTCTAAAAATTATTTCCCACGACCTGAAAAAGTTAGGAATTATCGACCAAATACTGCCTGAACCCACTGGCGGTGCTCATTCCGATCCTTTAAAAGCCGCTACTATTCTCAAGCAAGTGCTGTTGGAAAATTTGGACGAACTCAATCGTTTAACCGCTCCAGAACGCCGTCAACTGCGCTATGAAAAATTCCGTAAAATTGGCGTTTTTACAGAAGTTGCCCACTAA
- a CDS encoding carbohydrate ABC transporter permease — translation MFKPNPNLKSGDFLSLVVLLLGAFIVLLPLFVVFLTSFAPTATSPENVSKNSWSLANYRVAWQQGKFLLAFANSTLVAIAVTAFQIVTSALAGYALARLKFRGRQALLLVVLATLVIPFQLLVIPIFLVLKWGHLINTYWAMILPTAVNGFGIFLLRQYFQTIPVELEEAAAIDGANRLQILWRVMLPLARPALVTLFLFTFIGEWNDLFKPLVFTTRPELRTVQLALAEFQEQFTNNWPLMMAAVTIATVPVMVLFLIGQRQFIQGIAATGIKN, via the coding sequence ATGTTTAAACCAAACCCGAATCTGAAATCTGGCGATTTTTTGAGCCTAGTAGTCTTACTGCTAGGGGCATTTATCGTTCTACTACCTCTGTTTGTGGTCTTTCTCACCTCCTTTGCACCGACGGCCACCAGCCCGGAAAATGTGTCCAAAAATAGCTGGTCTTTAGCTAATTACCGGGTTGCATGGCAACAGGGAAAATTTTTGCTGGCGTTTGCTAATTCTACCTTGGTAGCGATCGCTGTGACGGCGTTTCAGATTGTCACTTCTGCTTTAGCGGGTTACGCCCTAGCACGGCTGAAGTTTCGGGGACGCCAAGCACTGCTTTTGGTCGTTTTAGCAACTTTGGTGATTCCCTTTCAGTTATTGGTGATTCCCATCTTTTTGGTTTTGAAGTGGGGACATTTGATAAATACATACTGGGCGATGATTTTACCCACTGCGGTCAACGGGTTTGGAATTTTCTTGTTACGTCAGTATTTCCAGACAATTCCTGTGGAGTTAGAGGAAGCCGCAGCGATAGATGGGGCGAACCGACTGCAAATTTTGTGGCGGGTGATGTTACCTTTAGCCCGTCCGGCCTTGGTGACGCTGTTTTTGTTCACCTTCATCGGTGAATGGAATGATTTGTTTAAGCCTTTGGTGTTTACGACGCGACCAGAATTAAGGACGGTGCAACTGGCGTTGGCTGAGTTTCAAGAGCAATTTACGAATAATTGGCCGTTGATGATGGCGGCGGTGACAATAGCGACTGTTCCAGTGATGGTACTATTTCTCATTGGTCAGCGTCAGTTTATTCAAGGTATTGCTGCGACGGGAATTAAGAATTAG
- the rpsD gene encoding 30S ribosomal protein S4: protein MSRYRGPRLRIVRRLGDLPGLTRKSARRAYPPGQHGQNRKKRSEYAIRLEEKQKLRFNYGLTEKQLLRYVRKARRVTGSTGQVLLQLLEMRLDNTVFRLGIAPTIPAARQLVNHGHVTVNGRVVNIASYQCRPGEVIAVRDRAQSRKLVEANLQYPGLANLPSHLEFDKNKLVGKVNSVIEREWVALQVNELLVVEYYSRQA from the coding sequence ATGTCCCGATATAGAGGGCCACGCCTCAGAATTGTACGCCGCTTGGGCGATTTACCAGGATTAACTCGTAAAAGCGCCAGACGCGCTTATCCGCCTGGTCAGCATGGTCAGAACCGTAAGAAGCGCTCTGAATATGCTATCCGTCTAGAAGAAAAGCAAAAGCTCCGCTTCAACTACGGTTTGACTGAAAAGCAATTGCTGCGCTATGTGCGTAAAGCCAGACGTGTTACTGGTTCTACCGGACAAGTGCTGCTGCAATTGCTAGAAATGCGCTTGGATAATACCGTTTTCCGCTTGGGTATAGCCCCGACTATCCCAGCAGCTCGTCAACTGGTAAATCACGGTCACGTAACTGTTAACGGTCGTGTGGTTAATATTGCCAGCTACCAATGCCGTCCTGGCGAAGTAATTGCCGTCAGGGATCGGGCACAATCAAGGAAGTTGGTGGAAGCTAACTTGCAATATCCCGGTTTGGCAAACCTCCCCAGTCATTTGGAGTTTGACAAAAATAAGTTGGTTGGTAAAGTCAACAGTGTTATTGAGCGGGAATGGGTGGCATTACAAGTTAACGAACTACTTGTGGTGGAATACTACTCACGACAAGCTTAA